The Chaetodon trifascialis isolate fChaTrf1 chromosome 16, fChaTrf1.hap1, whole genome shotgun sequence genome includes a region encoding these proteins:
- the rab34b gene encoding ras-related protein Rab-34, with translation MLHPVKKDRIITQLPRCFSPNAALHTKDGFHPQVKAVCQVQKTGTVSFNIAKVIVVGDVAVGKTCLISRFRKGVFDKNYKATIGVDFEMERFEVLGVPFSLQLWDTAGQERFKCIASTYYRGAQAIIVVFDLSSVSSLAHARQWLEDAMKENDPSSVLLFLVGTKKDLSSPDQLSQIEQEAIRLSEEIKAEYWAVSAKSGDGVRDFFFRVASLTFEANVLSELEKSGSRHVSDIIRLTDSSEANQAPTKRKSNCC, from the exons atgttgCATCCTGTGAAGAAGGACCGGATCATTACTCAGCTCCCAAGg TGTTTTAGTCCAAACGCAGCGCTCCACACCAAAGATGGCTTCCACCCACAGGTGAAGGCCGTGTGTCAGGTGCAGAAGACAGGCACAGTGAG CTTCAATATCGCCAAAGTCATCGTAGTGGGAGACGTCGCAGTTGGGAAAACGTGTCTGATCAGCAG GTTCCGCAAGGGTGTGTTTGATAAGAACTACAAAGCAACCATAGGGGTGGATTTTGAGATGGAGCGTTTCGAGGTGCTTGGTGTTCCCTTCAGTTTACAGCT GTGGGACACAGCAGGTCAGGAGCGCTTCAAGTGCATCGCTTCAACATACTACAGAGGAGCACAAG CCATTATCGTGGTGTTTGACTTGAGCAGTGTGAGCTCTTTAGCACATGCCAG gcagtgGCTGGAGGACGCCATGAAGGAAAATGACCCATCCAGTGTTTTACTGTTCCTTGTTGGTACCAAGAAGGACCTCAGT TCTCCGGATCAGCTGTCTCAGATTGAGCAGGAAGCCATCAGACTCTCAGAGGAAATCAAAGCAGAGTACTGGGCCGTGTCCGCCAAGTCGG GAGATGGTGTCAGGGATTTCTTCTTCCGTGTGGCATCTCTGACTTTTGAGGCCAACGTTTTGTCTGAGCTCGAGAAAAGCGGCTCGAGGCACGTCAGCGACATCATCA GGCTCACAGACAGCAGCGAGGCCAATCAAGCGCCCACCAAGAGGAAGTCcaactgctgctga
- the supt6h gene encoding transcription elongation factor SPT6, whose product MSDFIESEAEESEEEFEEKDLKPKKTQRFMEEDDEEEEENTEDQDEQGNLRGLIDDGDEEEGEEDDESQRSGSGGGSDSEEEVRHRRKKRNYDDYLDDDDLDLIEENLGVKVKRRKKKYDRVKTLDDDEEDDDEKDLIADEIFHGDAEGELEEGEAVDEPLHHGDDDEEGEDEESDIDDFIVDDDGQPITKKRGKKFPGYTDAALQEAQEIFGGDFDFADFDADAYDQGEEEEEDQDEEGWDRPKKQTKRRQGRKSIFEIYEPSELESSHMTDQDNEIRTTDMPERFQLRSIPVKPAEDDELEEEAEWIFRHGFSTLTISMQESTDYLDRGTTTNFSRKGPSTIAKIKEALNFMRNQQFEVPFIAFYRKEYVEPELNINDLWKVWQWDEKWTQLKTRKQNLTRLFQKMQSYQFEQISADPDKPLADGIRPLDTADMERLKDVQTLEELSDVYNHFLLYYGRDIPKMQNAAKANKKRIKKHKDDSEDGEEEELEVEQEEEHKGPDLKLASRRDMYSICQSVGLDGLAKKFGLTPEQFGENLRDSYQRHETEQFPAEPVELAKDYVCSQFSSPEAVLEGTRYMVAMQIAREPLVRHVLRQTFQERAKINIKPTKKGKKEIDEAHFAYSFKYLKNKPVKELNGDQFVKMCLAEDEGLLSIEICIDLIGVKGYAGDQTYFDEIKQFYYRDEFSHQVQEWNRQRTLAIERALTQFLYPQMAKELKSKLIAEAKESIIRSCCRRLYNWLKVAPYRPDQQVEEDDDLMDESQGKGIRVLGVAYAPSRDTPVFCALINGEGEVVDFLRLPYFMKRRNAFREDEREKKAHDIENLKRFLSGKKPHVVAVAGENRDAQMIMEDIKRAISELEQESSLPAVGVELVDNELATLYMNSKKSEADFRDYPPLLRQAVSIARKIQDPLIEYAQVCSTDDDILCLKLHPLQEHVLKEDLLCALYCEFINRVNEVGVDVNKAIAHPHTQSLVQYVCGLGPRKGSHLLKILKQNNTRLENRTQLVTMCHMGPKVFINCAGFIKIDTASLGDSTDSYIEVLDGSRVHPETYEWARKMAVDALEYDESAEDANPAGALEEILENPERLKDLDLDAFAEELERQGYGNKGITLYDIRAELSCRYKDLRVAYRVPNTEEVFNLLTKETPETFYIGKLITSVVTGIAHRRPQGESYDQAIRNDATGLWQCPFCQQDNFPELSEVWNHFDSGSCPGQAIGVRSRLDNGVQGFIPTKFLSDKVVKHPEERVKVGMTVHCRIMKIDIEKFSVDLTCRTSDLMDKANEWKLPKDSYYDFDTESEDQKLEEELKKKQQRTPYIKRVIAHPNFHNISFNQAEKMMETLDQGDLIIRPSSKGENHLTVTWKVADGIYQHVDVREEGKENAFSLGHTLWINNEEFEDLDEITARYIQPMASFARDLLGHKYFQECNGGNKEKMEELLVRTKREKPTFIPYFISACKDLPGKFILGYQPRGKPRVEYVTITPDGFRYRSQIFPTVNGLFRWFKDHYQEPVPGITPSNSSRTRTPASLNATPANINIADLTRAVNALPRNMTSQMFSAIAAVTGQGQNPNTTPAQWGSSQYGYGGSTGGGGGSSSAYHVFATPQQPMATPMMTPSYSYTTPSQQALGTPQYPGSTPQSSHSHAHTHPHGSHVSHHSHHGHHSSHHGHSSGTPSSSTSSRGRTPQQQPKPSGSNASAVDWGKMAEQWLKEKEAEGRKKAQRMTPRPSPSPMIESTPMSIAGDATPLLDEMDR is encoded by the exons ATGTCAGACTTCATCGAGAGCGAGGCTGAGGAATCAGAGGAGGAGTTTGAAGAAAAGGACCTAAAGCCTAAAAAGACCCAGAGGTTTATGGAGGAAGATG atgaagaggaggaagaaaacacagaggaccAGGATGAGCAAGGAAATTTACGCGGACTCATCGATgatggagatgaggaagagggggaggaggacgaCGAATCTCAAAGGAGTGGGAGTGGAGGGGGGAGTGACTCAGAAGAGGAAGTGAGGCATCGACGTAAAAAGCGCA ATTATGACGACTAcctggatgatgatgatcttgACCTAATTGAGGAAAACTTGGGCGTTAAAGTGAAAAGGAGG aagaagaaatacgACCGTGTAAAAAcacttgatgatgatgaagaagatgatgacGAGAAGGACTTGATAGCAGATGAGATCTTTCACGGTGATGCAGAAGGCGAGCTGGAGGAAGGTGAAGCTGTCGATGAGCCTCTCCATCACGGAGATGATGAcgaagagggagaggatgaggagtcAG ATATAGACGATTTTATTGTGGATGACGATGGCCAACCCATCACCAAAAAGAGGGGCAAGAAGTTCCCAGGATACACAGACGC AGCCCTCCAGGAGGCCCAAGAAATCTTTGGTGGCGACTTTGACTTTGCTGACTTTGACGCAGACGCTTACGAccagggcgaggaggaggaagaggaccaGGATGAAGAGGGTTGGGACCGACCCAAGAAGCAGACTAAGAGGAGGCAAGGAAGGAAGAGCATCTTTGAGATCTATGAGCCCAGTGAGCTGGAAAGTAGTCACATGACCGACCAGGACAATGAGATCCGTACTACGGACATGCCAGAGAGATTCCag TTGCGATCCATCCCTGTCAAACCTGCTGAGGATGATGAGctggaagaggaagcagagtgGATCTTCAGACATGGCTTCTCCACCCTTACTATCTCCATGCAG GAGAGCACAGATTATCTAGACAGGGGAACAACCACAAACTTCAGCAGGAAAGGACCCAGCACAATTGCCAAGATCAAAGAGGCCCTCAACTTCATGAGGAATCAACAGTTTGAG GTTCCATTCATAGCTTTCTACAGGAAAGAATATGTGGAGCCAGAGCTCAACATCAATGACCTGTGGAAGGTGTGGCAGTGGGACGAAAAG TGGACTCAACTGAAGACCCGGAAGCAGAACCTGACCCGTCTGTTTCAGAAGATGCAGTCCTACCAGTTTGAGCAGATCTCGGCTGACCCTGACAAACCTCTGGCTGATGGCATCCGTCCTCTGGACACCGCCGACATGGAGAG GCTGAAAGATGTGCAGACTCTTGAGGAGCTGAGTGATGTGTACAACCACTTTCTGCTCTACTATGGCCGAGACATCCCCAAGATGCAGAATGCCGCCAAGGCCAACAAAAAGAGGATCAAGAAGCATAAAGACGATTCAGAGGATG GCGAAGAAGAGGAATTGGAGgtagaacaagaagaagaacacaaAGGACCTGACCTCAAGCTGGCGTCTCGTAGGGATATGTACAGCATCTGTCAGAGTGTAGGACTTG ATGGCTTGGCTAAAAAGTTTGGGTTAACTCCAGAGCAGTTCGGAGAAAATCTGAGAGACAGTTACCAGCGTCACGAGACAGAGCAGTTCCCCGCAGAGCCCGTAGAGCTGGCCAAAGATTATGTCTGCAGCCAGTTCTCCTCTCCCGAGGCAGTGCTGGAAGGAACCAGGTACATGGTGGCCATGCAGATTGCTCGTGAACCTCTGGTCAGACATGTTCTCCGACAGACGTTTCAAGAGAGGGCCAAGATCAACATCAAGCCCACAAAGAAGGGCAAAAAG GAGATAGATGAGGCTCACTTTGCCTACTCCTTCAAGTATCTTAAGAACAAGCCTGTGAAAGAGCTGAATGGAGATCAGTTTGTGAAGATGTGCCTGGCAGAGGACGAGGGGCTGCTTTCCATTGAGATCTGTATAGATCTTATAGGGGTCAAAGG aTATGCTGGGGACCAGACGTACTTTGATGAGATCAAACAGTTCTACTACAGGGATGAGTTCAGTCACCAGGTGCAGGAGTGGAACAGGCAGCGAACGTTAGCCATAGAGAGAGCTCTCACTCAGTTCCTCTACCCTCAGATGGCAAAAGAGTTGAAGAGCAAACTGATTGCTGAGGCCAAAGAGAGCATTATCAGG TCCTGCTGTCGTCGGTTGTATAACTGGCTTAAGGTGGCGCCTTACAGGCCAGATCAGCAGGTTGAGGAAGACGACGATCTGATGGACGAGAGTCAAGGCAAAGGCATTCGGGTGCTGGGTGTAGCCTATGCACCTAGCAG AGATACACCAGTCTTCTGTGCTCTGATCAATGGGGAAGGAGAGGTGGTCGACTTCTTGCGCCTGCCCTACTtcatgaagaggaggaatgcCTTtagggaggatgagagagagaagaag GCCCATGACATCGAAAATCTCAAGAGGTTTCTGTCTGGCAAGAAACCTCATGTGGTAGCTGTCGCTGGGGAAAACAG AGATGCCCAAATGATCATGGAAGACATCAAGAGGGCTATCAGCGAGCTTGAGCAAGAGTCCTCTCTGCCCGCTGTAGGAGTGGAACTTGTTGACAATGAACTGGCCACACTGTACATGAACAGCAAGAAGTCTGAG gCTGATTTTAGGGATTACCCTCCCTTGCTGCGACAGGCTGTGTCGATAGCCAGGAAGATCCAGGATCCCCTGATAGAGTATGCTCAGGTTTGCAGCACCGATGATGATATTCTCTGCCTCAAACTACACCCGCTTCAG GAACATGTGCTGAAGGAAGACTTGCTCTGTGCTCTTTACTGTGAATTCATCAACCGCGTCAATGAGGTTGGAGTGGATGTAAACAAGGCCATCGCCCATCCTCACACTCAAAGCCTGGTCCAGTATGTCTGTGGTCTGGGACCAAGGAAGGGCTCCCATCTGCTCAAG ATTCTGAAGCAGAACAACACTCGTCTGGAAAACAGAACCCAGCTGGTCACAATGTGTCACATGGGACCCAAAGTTTTTATCAACTGCGCGGGTTTCATCAAGATCGACACCGCATCGCTTGGGGACAG TACGGACTCCTACATCGAGGTTCTGGATGGATCTCGTGTCCACCCTGAGACATATGAGTGGGCTCGCAAGATGGCTGTGGACGCCCTCGAGTATGATGAGTCAGCAGAAGATGCCAACCCAGCTGGAGCTTTGGAGGAGATCCTGGAAAATCCAGAACGTCTCAAAGATCTGGACCTGGATGCCTTTGCtgaagagctggagagacag GGTTACGGCAACAAGGGAATTACTCTGTATGATATTCgtgcagagctgagctgcaggtATAAAGACCTGAGAGTTGCCTACAGAGTCCCCAACACTGAGGAGGTCTTCAACCTGCTCACCAAGGAGACCCCAGAGACCTTTTATATTG GTAAGCTGATCACCAGTGTAGTAACTGGTATCGCTCACAGGCGGCCTCAGGGAGAGAGCTACGACCAGGCCATCCGCAACGATGCTACGGGGCTCTGGCAGTGTCCCTTCTGCCAGCAGGACAACTTTCCCGAGCTCAGCGAG GTGTGGAATCACTTTGACAGTGGTTCGTGTCCAGGTCAGGCCATTGGCGTGCGGTCCAGATTAGATAACGGCGTCCAGGGATTCATTCCCACCAAGTTCCTCAGTGACAAAGTGGTCAAACACCCTGAAGAGAGGGTCAAG GTGGGCATGACAGTTCACTGCCGCATCATGAAAATCGACATTGAGAAATTCAGCGTCGATCTCACGTGCCGCACATCGGATTTGATGGACAAGGCCAATGAGTGGAAGCTACCCAAAGACAGCTACTATGACTTTGACACTGAGTCGGAAGACCAAAAACTGGAGGAGGAGcttaaaaagaaacaacagcGAACAC CATATATAAAGCGTGTGATCGCCCACCCCAACTTCCACAATATCAGTTTCAACCAGGCGGAGAAGATGATGGAGACCCTGGACCAGGGAGACTTGATCATCAGACCCAGCAGCAAGGGAGAGAACCACCTCACCGTCACCTGGAAG GTGGCTGATGGTATTTACCAGCACGTGGACGTGAGAGAGGAAGGCAAAGAGAATGCTTTCAGCTTAGGGCACACTCTCTGGATCAACAATGAA GAGTTTGAAGATCTGGATGAAATCACTGCTCGGTACATTCAGCCAATGGCATCGTTTGCCCGGGATCTACTAGGGCATAAGTACTTCCAGGAGTGCAACGGGGGAAACAAGGAG aaaatggaggagctgctggtcaggacaaagagggagaagCCTACTTTTATTCCTTACTTTATTTCGGCATGTAAAGACCTCCCGGGAAAATTCATACTGGGCTATCAGCCTCGCGGAAAACCAAG ggTTGAGTATGTGACCATCACTCCCGATGGCTTCCGCTACCGTTCACAGATATTTCCTACAGTGAATGGACTATTCCGTTGGTTTAAGGACCATTACCAAGAGCCTGTGCCAG GCATCACTCCTAGCAACAGCAGCCGAACAAGGACACCTGCGTCCCTGAACGCCACCCCAGCCAATATCAACATCGCAG ACTTGACGCGGGCTGTCAACGCGCTCCCACGCAATATGACTTCTCAGATGTTCAGTGCTATCGCTGCAGTCACAGGCCAGGGCCAGAACCCCAACACCACCCCCGCGCAGTGGGGCTCCAGCCAGTACGGCTACGGTGGCAGcaccggaggaggaggagggagctccTCTGCTTATCAT gtgtTTGCCACACCTCAGCAGCCCATGGCGACGCCCATGATGACGCCCAGCTACTCCTACACCACACCGAGCCAGCAGGCCCTGGGCACGCCACAGTACCCCGGTTCTACCCCGCAGTCCTCGcactctcacgcacacacccacccacatgGAAGTCACGTGTCACACCACAGCCATCACGGGCACCACAGCAGCCACCACGGCCACTCGTCCGGCACGCCGTCATCCTCCACCTCATCCAGAGGACGGacgccacagcagcagccaaa GCCCAGCGGCAGCAACGCCTCTGCAGTGGACTGGGGCAAGATGGCGGAGCAGtggctgaaagagaaagaagcgGAGGGGCGGAAGAAAGCCCAGAGGATGACGCCACGGCCGTCGCCCAGCCCCATGATCGAGAGCACACCCATGTCAATTGCCGGAGACGCCACACCCCTGCTGGACGAAATGGACCGATAG
- the LOC139345012 gene encoding calpain-1 catalytic subunit-like, with amino-acid sequence MTTICVEMILSSYEEGDDGSPSNPLKFKGQDYEQIKEALLSGGGKFEDELFPANLESLGELEGFTKERLSEVEWLRPHDLNPDASFIMDGVSRFDFKQGKVGNCWFLSSIGALTFRKSLMERVVPQNQSFKDNYAGIFHFKFWRFGKWVDVVIDDLLPTRNGVPVSVSSSSGKEFWAPLMEKAYAKICGSYGDMIAGNPPEAFKDFSGGVHVSYTLSDSPSDLWDIMDRAFQCGTMMGCSSFGEDKGEQIFKELGVVDGHAFAVTKVKRVESEGTSVNLVRIWNPWGRKEWSGDWSDKSDLWTTVSEEDRDECLKVRDDGEFWIKMEDFREYFEDMDICCNSPNFVEGDDRQWNCHMKEGRWEAGVSAGGIRSDIDDFWTNPQYRLTVEVVDGWSEGDKNILVSLMQKHDEEYRSKVSYHCIGCIIYKVPPEAPQGKLPSSVLQYVQPHHVSSLSPVREIIKLHSLEPGEYVIIPCTLSAGQTADFLLTVYSKGEAKLQLSDDY; translated from the exons ATGACAACCATCTGCGTGGAAATGATTCTATCTTCCTATGAGGAAGGAGATGACGGAAGCCCTTCTAACCCTCTCAAGTTTAAAGGCCAAGACTATGAGCAGATCAAGGAAGCTCTCCTCAGTGGAGGGGGGAAATTTGAGGATGAGCTTTTCCCAGCAAACCTTGAGAGCCTGGGAGAACTTGAGGGTTTCACAAAAGAGAGGCTCAGTGAGGTGGAGTGGCTTAGACCGCAT GATCTTAATCCTGATGCATCATTCATCATGGATGGGGTTTCGAGGTTTGACTTCAAACAAGGAAAAGTTG GGAATTGCTGGTTCCTCTCATCTATTGGAGCGTTGACTTTTCGTAAGTCGCTGATGGAACGAGTGGTGCCCCAGAATCAGAGCTTCAAGGATAACTACGCTGGGATATTTCACTTCAAG TTTTGGAGATTTGGGAAGTGGGTTGATGTTGTCATCGATGACTTGCTGCCAACACGCAATGGGGTACCTGTGTCAGTTTCCTCCAGTTCTGGAAAAGAGTTCTGGGCCCCTCTGATGGAGAAGGCATACGCCAA GATTTGTGGATCTTACGGAGACATGATTGCTGGAAACCCACCTGAGGCCTTCAAGGACTTCAGCGGGGGTGTCCATGTGAGCTACACTCTGTCCGACAGCCCATCTGACCTGTGGGATATCATGGACAGAGCCTTCCAGTGCGGGACCATGATGGGATGTAGTTCTTTTGGTGAG GACAAAGGCGAACAAATTTTTAAAGAGCTTGGTGTGGTGGATGGTCATGCCTTCGCTGTGACTAAAGTCAAGCGG GTGGAGAGTGAGGGGACGAGTGTGAATCTGGTGAGAATCTGGAACCCGTGGGGTAGGAAAGAGTGGAGCGGAGACTGGAGTGACAA GTCAGACTTGTGGACCACTGTGAGCGAAGAGGACCGTGACGAGTGTCTGAAAGTGCGCGACGACGGAGAATTCTG GATTAAGATGGAGGACTTTCGTGAGTATTTCGAGGACATGGACATCTGCTGCAACAGCCCCAACTTTGTGGAAGGTGATGACCGCCAGTGGAATTGTCATATGAAAGAAGGCCGCTGGGAAGCTGGAGTATCTGCTGGAGGCATCAGAAGTGACATAG ACGACTTCTGGACCAATCCACAGTACCGTCTcacagtggaggtggtggacGGGTGGAGCGAGGGAGACAAGAACATCTTAGTGTCTCTGATGCAGAAGCATGATGAAGAATATCGCAGCAAAGTTTCATATCACTGCATCGGGTGCATCATCTACAAG GTGCCACCAGAG GCTCCCCAAGGGAAACTCCCAAGTTCAGTGCTCCAGTATGTGCAACCTCATCATGTCAGTTCCCTCTCGCCGGTAAGAGAAATCATCAAGTTGCACAGCTTGGAGCCGGGGGAATACGTCATCATTCCCTGCACGCTTTCGGCCGGCCAAACCGCAGACTTCCTCCTCACAGTCTATTCCAAGGGAGAGGCCAAGCTACAGCTGAGCGACGACTACTGA